One Elaeis guineensis isolate ETL-2024a chromosome 10, EG11, whole genome shotgun sequence genomic window carries:
- the LOC105032090 gene encoding histone H3-like centromeric protein CENH3 isoform X5, which yields MARTKHFTNKPRSRPKKKLRWNQPSQQKAGEASTSGTQSRSIHRGRPSARGGEPEAPQEGGTPADQARRGRRFRPGTVALREIRKLQRTWKLLIPFAPFVRLVKEITSFYSRDVSRWTAEALFAIQEATECYIHGLFEDANLCAIHAKRVTLMTKDIQLARRIGGKRHW from the exons ATGGCGAGGACGAAACACTTCACGAACAAGCCCCGCTCTCGTCCGAAGAAAAAACTTCGATGGAACCAGCCTTCGCAGCAGAAAGCTG GTGAAGCGAGTACCTCGGGGACGCAATCTCGCTCTATCCAT CGAGGGAGACCGAGTGCGAGAGGTGGCGAACCAGAGGCGCCTCAAG aaGGAGGAACTCCTGCGGACCAGGCCCGCCGGGGCCGGAGGTTCCGGCCGGGGACCGTGGCCCTCCGTGAGATCCGGAAGCTGCAGAGGACTTGGAAGCTGCTGATCCCCTTCGCACCCTTCGTCAGACTT GTAAAGGAGATTACTAGCTTCTATTCAAGAGATGTGTCTCGATGGACAGCTGAAGCTCTGTTTGCAATTCAAGAG GCCACAGAATGTTATATCCATGGGCTATTTGAAGATGCAAATCTATGTGCAATTCATGCCAAACGTGTTACTCTTA TGACAAAGGATATACAGCTGGCAAGGCGGATTGGTGGGAAAAGGCATTGGTGA
- the LOC105032090 gene encoding histone H3-like centromeric protein CENH3 isoform X3 produces the protein MARTKHFTNKPRSRPKKKLRWNQPSQQKAGEASTSGTQSRSIHRGRPSARGGEPEAPQEGGTPADQARRGRRFRPGTVALREIRKLQRTWKLLIPFAPFVRLVKEITSFYSRDVSRWTAEALFAIQEATECYIHGLFEDANLCAIHAKRVTLSNTRATVSLMFLMARSHQQWRVTSQIVTSATRIGDYSSMKQIRKIHEVAIYTYKCSLSANEVGEGAMTST, from the exons ATGGCGAGGACGAAACACTTCACGAACAAGCCCCGCTCTCGTCCGAAGAAAAAACTTCGATGGAACCAGCCTTCGCAGCAGAAAGCTG GTGAAGCGAGTACCTCGGGGACGCAATCTCGCTCTATCCAT CGAGGGAGACCGAGTGCGAGAGGTGGCGAACCAGAGGCGCCTCAAG aaGGAGGAACTCCTGCGGACCAGGCCCGCCGGGGCCGGAGGTTCCGGCCGGGGACCGTGGCCCTCCGTGAGATCCGGAAGCTGCAGAGGACTTGGAAGCTGCTGATCCCCTTCGCACCCTTCGTCAGACTT GTAAAGGAGATTACTAGCTTCTATTCAAGAGATGTGTCTCGATGGACAGCTGAAGCTCTGTTTGCAATTCAAGAG GCCACAGAATGTTATATCCATGGGCTATTTGAAGATGCAAATCTATGTGCAATTCATGCCAAACGTGTTACTCTTA GCAATACACGAGCAACGGTCTCTCTGATGTTTCTGATGGCAAGATCCCACCAGCAGTGGAGGGTAACGAGCCAAATAGTCACATCTGCCACCAGGATTGGAGATTACAGCAGCAT GAAGCAAATACGAAAAATACATGAAGTGGCAATTTATACATACAAATGTTCATTGTCTGCAAATGAAGTTGGAGAGGGTGCCATGACATCAACATGA
- the LOC105032090 gene encoding histone H3-like centromeric protein CENH3 isoform X4 — protein sequence MARTKHFTNKPRSRPKKKLRWNQPSQQKAGEASTSGTQSRSIHRGRPSARGGEPEAPQEGGTPADQARRGRRFRPGTVALREIRKLQRTWKLLIPFAPFVRLVKEITSFYSRDVSRWTAEALFAIQEATECYIHGLFEDANLCAIHAKRVTLRSKYEKYMKWQFIHTNVHCLQMKLERVP from the exons ATGGCGAGGACGAAACACTTCACGAACAAGCCCCGCTCTCGTCCGAAGAAAAAACTTCGATGGAACCAGCCTTCGCAGCAGAAAGCTG GTGAAGCGAGTACCTCGGGGACGCAATCTCGCTCTATCCAT CGAGGGAGACCGAGTGCGAGAGGTGGCGAACCAGAGGCGCCTCAAG aaGGAGGAACTCCTGCGGACCAGGCCCGCCGGGGCCGGAGGTTCCGGCCGGGGACCGTGGCCCTCCGTGAGATCCGGAAGCTGCAGAGGACTTGGAAGCTGCTGATCCCCTTCGCACCCTTCGTCAGACTT GTAAAGGAGATTACTAGCTTCTATTCAAGAGATGTGTCTCGATGGACAGCTGAAGCTCTGTTTGCAATTCAAGAG GCCACAGAATGTTATATCCATGGGCTATTTGAAGATGCAAATCTATGTGCAATTCATGCCAAACGTGTTACTCTTA GAAGCAAATACGAAAAATACATGAAGTGGCAATTTATACATACAAATGTTCATTGTCTGCAAATGAAGTTGGAGAGGGTGCCATGA
- the LOC105032090 gene encoding histone H3-like centromeric protein CENH3 isoform X2, producing MARTKHFTNKPRSRPKKKLRWNQPSQQKAGEASTSGTQSRSIHRGRPSARGGEPEAPQEGGTPADQARRGRRFRPGTVALREIRKLQRTWKLLIPFAPFVRLVKEITSFYSRDVSRWTAEALFAIQEATECYIHGLFEDANLCAIHAKRVTLSNTRATVSLMFLMARSHQQWRVTSQIVTSATRIGDYSSMYEKMKQIRKIHEVAIYTYKCSLSANEVGEGAMTST from the exons ATGGCGAGGACGAAACACTTCACGAACAAGCCCCGCTCTCGTCCGAAGAAAAAACTTCGATGGAACCAGCCTTCGCAGCAGAAAGCTG GTGAAGCGAGTACCTCGGGGACGCAATCTCGCTCTATCCAT CGAGGGAGACCGAGTGCGAGAGGTGGCGAACCAGAGGCGCCTCAAG aaGGAGGAACTCCTGCGGACCAGGCCCGCCGGGGCCGGAGGTTCCGGCCGGGGACCGTGGCCCTCCGTGAGATCCGGAAGCTGCAGAGGACTTGGAAGCTGCTGATCCCCTTCGCACCCTTCGTCAGACTT GTAAAGGAGATTACTAGCTTCTATTCAAGAGATGTGTCTCGATGGACAGCTGAAGCTCTGTTTGCAATTCAAGAG GCCACAGAATGTTATATCCATGGGCTATTTGAAGATGCAAATCTATGTGCAATTCATGCCAAACGTGTTACTCTTA GCAATACACGAGCAACGGTCTCTCTGATGTTTCTGATGGCAAGATCCCACCAGCAGTGGAGGGTAACGAGCCAAATAGTCACATCTGCCACCAGGATTGGAGATTACAGCAGCATGTATGAGAAAAT GAAGCAAATACGAAAAATACATGAAGTGGCAATTTATACATACAAATGTTCATTGTCTGCAAATGAAGTTGGAGAGGGTGCCATGACATCAACATGA
- the LOC105032090 gene encoding histone H3-like centromeric protein CENH3 isoform X1, whose amino-acid sequence MARTKHFTNKPRSRPKKKLRWNQPSQQKAGEASTSGTQSRSIHRGRPSARGGEPEAPQEGGTPADQARRGRRFRPGTVALREIRKLQRTWKLLIPFAPFVRLVKEITSFYSRDVSRWTAEALFAIQEATECYIHGLFEDANLCAIHAKRVTLSNTRATVSLMFLMARSHQQWRVTSQIVTSATRIGDYSSMYEKMWSTSLSLEIAKQLKLKNTILFHNHYNVSISNFWKQIRKIHEVAIYTYKCSLSANEVGEGAMTST is encoded by the exons ATGGCGAGGACGAAACACTTCACGAACAAGCCCCGCTCTCGTCCGAAGAAAAAACTTCGATGGAACCAGCCTTCGCAGCAGAAAGCTG GTGAAGCGAGTACCTCGGGGACGCAATCTCGCTCTATCCAT CGAGGGAGACCGAGTGCGAGAGGTGGCGAACCAGAGGCGCCTCAAG aaGGAGGAACTCCTGCGGACCAGGCCCGCCGGGGCCGGAGGTTCCGGCCGGGGACCGTGGCCCTCCGTGAGATCCGGAAGCTGCAGAGGACTTGGAAGCTGCTGATCCCCTTCGCACCCTTCGTCAGACTT GTAAAGGAGATTACTAGCTTCTATTCAAGAGATGTGTCTCGATGGACAGCTGAAGCTCTGTTTGCAATTCAAGAG GCCACAGAATGTTATATCCATGGGCTATTTGAAGATGCAAATCTATGTGCAATTCATGCCAAACGTGTTACTCTTA GCAATACACGAGCAACGGTCTCTCTGATGTTTCTGATGGCAAGATCCCACCAGCAGTGGAGGGTAACGAGCCAAATAGTCACATCTGCCACCAGGATTGGAGATTACAGCAGCATGTATGAGAAAATGTGGAGTACCTCTCTCTCCTTAGAAATTGCAAAGCAGCTGAAATTAAAGAATACTATTCTTTTTCACAATCATTACAATGtgtctatttcaaatttttg GAAGCAAATACGAAAAATACATGAAGTGGCAATTTATACATACAAATGTTCATTGTCTGCAAATGAAGTTGGAGAGGGTGCCATGACATCAACATGA
- the LOC105032089 gene encoding uncharacterized protein isoform X1: MPKKKKKTLPSILALKPRSDERMADDPLFLHLHKLPAATSEETLARVLEILWKTRKTGLAPHEKTRLYSLLNLPTLQELDPVLACLRFIIRKCVHEKLTSEDVQSSFPVDLSVELQSTLVKVLQKYQNQWMEEASRDQPLWQQTRVSYQVRVNMPPALPPLPASEQSSLWPRQDDATNYPNGNNFCGSVPSKADPNLPRIPPIPLQWDNGSFDNLAILPRLKSMTWTMENRNSTPANQVAIITLKLQDYTKSPSGEIGVKFQLSKDTLEAMLRSMTCISEQLSSTVEPPSEPSSKKPWQ; the protein is encoded by the exons atgccaaaaaaaaaaaaaaaaactcttccaAGCATCCTCGCCTTGAAACCCCGGTCGGACGAAAGAATGGCGGACGACCCTCTCTTCCTCCACCTCCACAAGCTCCCGGCGGCGACGTCGGAGGAAACCCTAGCCCGCGTCCTCGAAATCCTCTGGAAGACCCGAAAGACCGGCCTCGCTCCTCACGAGAAGACCCGCCTTTACTCCCTCCTCAACCTCCCCACGCTCCAAGAGCTCGACCCC GTTTTGGCATGCCTTCGCTTCATTATCAGGAAGTGTGTACATGAGAAGCTCACAAGTGAAGATGTCCAAAGTTCATTTCCTGTTgatctatctgttgaacttcagaGCACTCTTGTGAAGGTACTTCAGAAATATCAGAACCAGTGGATGGAGGAAGCCTCTAGAGACCAG CCTCTTTGGCAACAGACAAGGGTGTCATATCAGGTTAGAGTCAATATGCCACCAGCTCTTCCACCTCTCCCGGCTTCGGAACAATCATCACTATGGCCACGGCAAGATGATGCAACTAACTATCCCAACGGCAATAATTTCTGTGGTTCTGTTCCAAGCAAAGCTGATCCAAATCTGCCACGCATCCCCCCAATTCCCCTTCAATGGGATAATGGTTCTTTTGATAATCTG GCGATTCTTCCCCGACTCAAGTCAATGACATGGACCATGGAGAATCGAAATTCAACACCTGCAAATCAGGTGGCTATCATTACTTTGAAG CTGCAAGATTATACAAAGTCTCCTTCAGGGGAAATAGGGGTGAAGTTTCAGCTTTCAAAAGACACACTGGAAGCCATGTTGAGATCAATGACCTGCATCAGTGAGCAGCTCTCAAGCACT GTGGAGCCACCATCAGAACCATCATCAAAGAAGCCGTGGCAGTAA
- the LOC105032089 gene encoding uncharacterized protein isoform X2 codes for MPKKKKKTLPSILALKPRSDERMADDPLFLHLHKLPAATSEETLARVLEILWKTRKTGLAPHEKTRLYSLLNLPTLQELDPVLACLRFIIRKCVHEKLTSEDVQSSFPVDLSVELQSTLVKVLQKYQNQWMEEASRDQPLWQQTRVSYQVRVNMPPALPPLPASEQSSLWPRQDDATNYPNGNNFCGSVPSKADPNLPRIPPIPLQWDNGSFDNLAILPRLKSMTWTMENRNSTPANQLQDYTKSPSGEIGVKFQLSKDTLEAMLRSMTCISEQLSSTVEPPSEPSSKKPWQ; via the exons atgccaaaaaaaaaaaaaaaaactcttccaAGCATCCTCGCCTTGAAACCCCGGTCGGACGAAAGAATGGCGGACGACCCTCTCTTCCTCCACCTCCACAAGCTCCCGGCGGCGACGTCGGAGGAAACCCTAGCCCGCGTCCTCGAAATCCTCTGGAAGACCCGAAAGACCGGCCTCGCTCCTCACGAGAAGACCCGCCTTTACTCCCTCCTCAACCTCCCCACGCTCCAAGAGCTCGACCCC GTTTTGGCATGCCTTCGCTTCATTATCAGGAAGTGTGTACATGAGAAGCTCACAAGTGAAGATGTCCAAAGTTCATTTCCTGTTgatctatctgttgaacttcagaGCACTCTTGTGAAGGTACTTCAGAAATATCAGAACCAGTGGATGGAGGAAGCCTCTAGAGACCAG CCTCTTTGGCAACAGACAAGGGTGTCATATCAGGTTAGAGTCAATATGCCACCAGCTCTTCCACCTCTCCCGGCTTCGGAACAATCATCACTATGGCCACGGCAAGATGATGCAACTAACTATCCCAACGGCAATAATTTCTGTGGTTCTGTTCCAAGCAAAGCTGATCCAAATCTGCCACGCATCCCCCCAATTCCCCTTCAATGGGATAATGGTTCTTTTGATAATCTG GCGATTCTTCCCCGACTCAAGTCAATGACATGGACCATGGAGAATCGAAATTCAACACCTGCAAATCAG CTGCAAGATTATACAAAGTCTCCTTCAGGGGAAATAGGGGTGAAGTTTCAGCTTTCAAAAGACACACTGGAAGCCATGTTGAGATCAATGACCTGCATCAGTGAGCAGCTCTCAAGCACT GTGGAGCCACCATCAGAACCATCATCAAAGAAGCCGTGGCAGTAA